In the Adlercreutzia equolifaciens DSM 19450 genome, one interval contains:
- a CDS encoding winged helix-turn-helix transcriptional regulator produces MSPPRSLHAIVQLRSLGTAPSYGKQLRELVADGFLARTDFGEVPPRVEYTLTPQGKSFVPILLAMKQWGEKELGL; encoded by the coding sequence ATTTCTCCACCTCGGTCGCTTCATGCCATCGTCCAGCTTCGATCTCTCGGTACAGCGCCGAGCTACGGTAAGCAGCTCAGAGAACTGGTGGCTGACGGCTTTCTTGCGCGTACCGACTTCGGCGAGGTGCCGCCGCGCGTGGAATACACCCTCACCCCGCAAGGCAAAAGCTTCGTGCCCATCCTCCTCGCCATGAAGCAGTGGGGCGAAAAGGAGCTGGGGCTTTAA
- a CDS encoding DUF5692 family protein, whose amino-acid sequence MLFDVYGPNAGFQWLGLAMVLIALILLNEFARRTKAGGIFMFFGVCGAMTVYCLAVEIGAASGAEWAVNNPTHTDMNSWFHYAKVYAATAGCIGFMMLKYSWGKIGRSHWFKAFPFVIVAINILIAVVSDFESAFRAFGTTWVSTEGVTLYGGWHNVFNGIAGLLNIACMTGWFGIYISKKRQDMLWPDMTWVFIIAYDLWNFCYTYNCLPTHSWYCGIALLLAPTIAGLIWNKGGWIQNRAFTLSIWCMFCQMVPMFVNDSVFAVQSVNNPDVNLGVSIVALVANIAALAYIVYRAKKLGVNPYKQEVFVGTKDFQKAMERRADTAYLLETEPASATAAEIAEMVAYNELPATGTPGYVYVAVEKDEK is encoded by the coding sequence ATGTTATTCGACGTGTACGGCCCGAACGCCGGCTTCCAATGGCTCGGCCTGGCGATGGTGCTCATCGCGCTCATCCTGCTGAACGAGTTCGCCCGCCGCACCAAGGCCGGCGGCATCTTCATGTTCTTCGGCGTCTGCGGCGCCATGACCGTCTACTGCCTGGCCGTAGAGATCGGTGCGGCGTCCGGTGCCGAGTGGGCCGTGAACAACCCCACCCACACCGACATGAACAGCTGGTTCCACTACGCCAAGGTGTACGCCGCCACCGCCGGCTGCATCGGCTTCATGATGCTGAAGTACTCCTGGGGCAAGATCGGCCGCTCGCATTGGTTCAAGGCCTTCCCCTTCGTCATCGTGGCCATCAACATCCTCATCGCCGTGGTGAGCGACTTCGAGAGCGCCTTCCGCGCCTTCGGCACCACGTGGGTTTCCACCGAGGGCGTCACGCTCTACGGCGGTTGGCACAACGTGTTCAACGGCATCGCGGGCCTGCTCAACATCGCCTGCATGACCGGCTGGTTCGGCATCTATATCTCCAAGAAGCGCCAGGACATGCTGTGGCCCGACATGACCTGGGTGTTCATCATCGCCTACGATCTGTGGAACTTCTGCTACACCTACAACTGCCTGCCCACCCATTCCTGGTACTGCGGCATCGCCCTTCTGCTCGCGCCGACCATCGCCGGTCTCATTTGGAACAAGGGCGGCTGGATTCAGAACCGCGCCTTCACGCTTTCTATCTGGTGCATGTTCTGCCAGATGGTGCCGATGTTCGTGAACGACTCCGTCTTCGCCGTGCAGTCGGTGAACAACCCGGACGTGAACCTGGGCGTGTCCATCGTCGCGCTGGTGGCCAACATCGCCGCGCTGGCCTACATCGTCTACCGCGCCAAGAAGCTCGGCGTGAACCCGTACAAGCAGGAAGTGTTCGTGGGAACCAAGGACTTCCAGAAGGCCATGGAGCGCCGCGCCGACACCGCCTACCTGCTTGAGACCGAGCCCGCGAGCGCCACGGCCGCCGAGATCGCCGAGATGGTGGCCTACAACGAGCTGCCCGCGACCGGCACCCCCGGCTACGTCTACGTCGCCGTGGAGAAGGACGAAAAGTAG
- a CDS encoding FMN-binding protein encodes MKRTTTAIACSAAALALGLSGCGASFEGSGSKDAASAEQLALRTDDPWAAEVAADAGARAQGDYADGVYVGHGRGMEGAITVTLLLDDGRITCLETTQEGESQSRGGYEAIRDGRYAEMIEAAQSADIDAIAGATITTAGVKQAVADALAQAEIAAGAETAGGAATQSGGDAAAASDADATAALTGKEA; translated from the coding sequence ATGAAGCGAACAACGACGGCCATCGCCTGCAGCGCGGCCGCCCTCGCCCTGGGGCTTTCCGGTTGCGGGGCGTCCTTCGAGGGATCCGGGTCGAAGGACGCCGCCTCGGCCGAGCAGCTGGCCCTGCGCACCGACGATCCCTGGGCAGCCGAGGTTGCGGCCGATGCGGGGGCGCGGGCCCAAGGCGACTACGCCGACGGGGTGTATGTCGGGCACGGGCGCGGCATGGAGGGCGCCATCACGGTGACGCTGCTTCTGGATGACGGGCGCATCACCTGCCTGGAAACGACCCAGGAGGGGGAGAGCCAGAGCCGCGGCGGCTACGAGGCCATCCGCGACGGGCGGTACGCCGAGATGATCGAGGCGGCCCAGAGTGCCGATATCGACGCCATCGCCGGGGCCACCATTACGACCGCCGGGGTGAAGCAGGCCGTGGCCGACGCGCTCGCCCAGGCGGAGATTGCCGCCGGCGCCGAGACGGCTGGCGGCGCGGCGACGCAGAGCGGCGGAGATGCCGCCGCAGCGAGCGATGCCGACGCCACCGCTGCTCTAACTGGAAAGGAGGCCTAG
- a CDS encoding FAD-dependent oxidoreductase, protein MAENTTGAGALSRRDFLTGSAVAAAGAAMLGLAAAEPAVAAEVRSGNWAADGSAAVTAEPSAATNATAADGTYREHNASSFPADDATPIPPRAVPARWDYECDICVVGAGGGGLNAAARAVQLGADVICVEAMGLPGGNAQEAGMCGILGGYSGQEEKKFAFPSYPFDPKALTDWAMDEYHYAADPKLIYRLACEGGKSLDWMADCGVHWRLGEVPVYVAPKRSTLDHHVLKMKDATDAMYNYGYAHGVDFHFQSPAVALVQDDDGRIVGVVVNEDYETERYIRADRAVILTAGGFCNNKALLDKYIPTAAMGCASSYLTAGERGECFRMGLGVGADVSGFNSSASFDGGVDWQAEGGTWARFLYDGMTQLSRQPWLTIDRCGNRLRYMDSRVAEDGANAIYALGDLATIQMTPPGHRSYIIFDANYEDHLAGFAQEHCRKLLTPDLEQIEKVPEHYRDWHHGVQDAIDADVLKRRDSLEELERDLGLAEGVLTEAVAKWNDACERGEDDFLYPMPAEWLHPIVEPPFYGCRIGGNLYGTKAGLLINDQMQVVGTDGRVIPGLYAGWHTAGGACGENSYIGDPILGSLMGDVGLAFCGGYLCGTSAVENEINGGQA, encoded by the coding sequence ATGGCCGAGAACACCACGGGCGCTGGCGCCCTTTCCCGCCGCGACTTCCTGACCGGCTCGGCTGTGGCCGCCGCTGGGGCTGCCATGCTGGGCCTTGCCGCCGCCGAGCCGGCCGTGGCCGCCGAGGTGCGCAGCGGCAACTGGGCCGCCGACGGCTCGGCCGCTGTGACCGCCGAGCCTTCCGCCGCCACCAACGCCACCGCCGCCGACGGCACCTACCGCGAGCACAACGCCAGCTCGTTTCCCGCCGACGACGCCACGCCCATCCCTCCCCGGGCCGTGCCTGCTCGTTGGGACTACGAGTGCGACATCTGCGTGGTGGGCGCCGGCGGCGGCGGCCTGAACGCGGCGGCCCGCGCGGTTCAGCTGGGCGCCGACGTCATCTGCGTGGAGGCCATGGGCCTTCCCGGCGGCAACGCCCAGGAGGCCGGCATGTGCGGCATCTTGGGCGGCTACTCGGGCCAGGAGGAGAAGAAGTTCGCTTTCCCGAGCTATCCCTTCGACCCCAAGGCGCTGACCGACTGGGCCATGGACGAGTACCACTACGCGGCCGATCCGAAGCTCATCTACCGGCTCGCCTGCGAGGGCGGCAAGTCGCTGGACTGGATGGCCGACTGCGGCGTGCACTGGCGTCTGGGCGAGGTGCCGGTGTACGTGGCCCCGAAGCGCTCGACGCTGGACCACCACGTGCTGAAGATGAAGGACGCCACCGACGCCATGTACAACTACGGCTACGCCCACGGCGTCGATTTCCACTTCCAAAGCCCCGCCGTGGCCCTCGTGCAGGACGACGACGGGCGCATCGTGGGCGTCGTGGTGAACGAGGACTACGAGACCGAGCGCTACATCCGCGCCGACCGTGCCGTCATCCTCACGGCGGGCGGCTTCTGCAACAACAAGGCGCTCTTGGACAAGTACATCCCCACGGCGGCCATGGGCTGCGCCTCCAGCTACTTGACGGCCGGGGAGCGCGGCGAGTGCTTCCGCATGGGGCTGGGCGTGGGCGCCGACGTGTCCGGGTTCAACAGCTCCGCCTCCTTCGACGGCGGGGTCGACTGGCAGGCCGAGGGCGGCACCTGGGCGCGGTTCCTCTACGACGGCATGACCCAGCTCTCGCGCCAGCCGTGGCTGACCATCGACCGCTGCGGCAACCGCCTGCGCTACATGGACTCCCGTGTGGCCGAGGACGGCGCCAACGCCATCTACGCCTTGGGCGATTTGGCCACCATCCAGATGACGCCGCCGGGCCACCGCTCCTACATCATCTTCGACGCGAACTACGAGGATCACCTGGCGGGATTCGCCCAGGAGCACTGCCGCAAGCTGCTGACCCCCGACCTGGAGCAGATCGAGAAGGTGCCGGAGCACTACCGCGACTGGCACCACGGCGTGCAGGACGCCATCGACGCCGACGTGCTGAAGCGCCGCGACAGCCTGGAGGAGCTCGAGCGCGATTTGGGCCTCGCCGAGGGCGTGCTCACCGAGGCCGTGGCGAAGTGGAACGACGCCTGCGAGCGCGGCGAGGACGACTTTCTGTACCCCATGCCCGCCGAGTGGCTGCACCCAATCGTGGAGCCGCCCTTCTACGGCTGCCGCATCGGCGGCAACCTGTACGGCACGAAGGCGGGGCTGCTCATCAACGACCAGATGCAGGTGGTGGGCACCGATGGCCGTGTGATCCCCGGCCTGTATGCCGGCTGGCACACCGCCGGGGGCGCTTGCGGCGAGAACAGCTACATCGGCGACCCGATTCTGGGATCGCTCATGGGGGACGTGGGGCTCGCCTTCTGCGGCGGGTATCTGTGCGGCACCTCTGCGGTGGAGAACGAGATCAACGGCGGCCAGGCGTAA
- a CDS encoding MarR family winged helix-turn-helix transcriptional regulator translates to MAEAANKFNLDSTYFVAFEMAHEALRRGLEQASDLNITQYRILTKLMQASAPVSQGELGKILGMKPNVVTQAVDALVAHGYATREAGTTDGRTRFLAVTDNGAEHVAAVNQSLVESLYATFPTQDPTYRTILEAAVAAAAHIEPPLHAGRAQRFPATRSLVSIELIRAETERTLRDATGASLNECRIVQRLGETDHPERVGTLAEQLMMSPVNAARAVDRLVGRGWAKRLKSPHDKKAVYVALTDEGVYQGFLISATVNELAATKLWVRLTPEQRDAIERVGHVVVADLNAQRQAKEQAAFDLLQEI, encoded by the coding sequence ATGGCCGAGGCCGCGAACAAATTCAACCTGGACTCCACATACTTCGTGGCCTTCGAAATGGCCCATGAGGCCCTGCGCCGCGGGTTGGAGCAGGCGAGCGACCTGAACATCACCCAGTACCGCATTTTAACGAAGCTGATGCAGGCCTCGGCGCCCGTAAGCCAGGGGGAGCTCGGAAAGATTTTAGGCATGAAGCCCAATGTGGTGACTCAGGCCGTCGACGCCCTCGTCGCCCATGGGTACGCGACCCGCGAGGCTGGCACGACCGATGGCCGCACGCGGTTCCTCGCTGTCACCGACAACGGCGCCGAGCACGTCGCTGCCGTCAACCAGTCCCTGGTAGAGAGCTTGTACGCCACCTTCCCAACCCAAGATCCCACGTATCGCACCATTCTGGAAGCGGCGGTTGCCGCCGCAGCTCACATCGAACCCCCACTGCACGCCGGGCGCGCTCAGCGTTTCCCTGCCACGCGCTCGCTCGTATCCATCGAGCTCATCCGCGCGGAAACCGAGCGCACCCTGCGCGATGCCACGGGCGCGTCGCTCAACGAGTGCCGCATCGTCCAACGCCTCGGCGAGACAGATCATCCCGAACGCGTCGGAACCCTGGCAGAGCAGCTGATGATGTCGCCGGTGAACGCGGCGCGCGCCGTGGATCGCCTCGTGGGCCGCGGCTGGGCCAAACGCCTGAAGTCGCCTCACGACAAGAAGGCCGTGTACGTGGCCCTCACCGACGAGGGCGTTTACCAGGGATTTCTCATCAGCGCCACCGTGAACGAGCTGGCTGCCACCAAGCTGTGGGTGCGCCTGACTCCCGAGCAGAGGGACGCCATCGAGCGCGTGGGCCATGTGGTGGTGGCCGACCTGAACGCCCAGCGGCAAGCAAAGGAGCAGGCCGCATTCGACCTGCTCCAGGAAATCTAG
- a CDS encoding FAD:protein FMN transferase, whose protein sequence is MDETCAHILDPIPDEQYLEARDATGGKPAGVRFLAFNTIIDIEAYGEAAACRAAFEEARALCRLYERLFSRTLPHSDIARINSAHGQPVAIDPLTYDLLERALSYCAESEGAFDITVGPAVRLWNFHEGTVPDDGALAEAVRHVDWHALRLWKTPAATAAESDADAATEAVPGFEAAPEPKACFAQLADPDAAVDAGGIAKGWIADALVAAMEAHGLSGTIVNLGGNVAVSGTKPTGDPWRVGIRDPRDPSQLIGAVPLVAGSAVTSGVYERCFTAPDGTFYHHILDPRTGRPVETDVAGVTVICEKSIDAEGFSTTLLALGLERGLALARRHPEILQAFFIAPDGTITPAR, encoded by the coding sequence ATGGACGAAACCTGCGCACATATTCTCGACCCCATCCCCGACGAGCAGTACCTGGAGGCCCGCGATGCCACCGGGGGCAAGCCGGCGGGCGTGCGCTTTCTGGCATTCAACACCATCATCGACATCGAAGCCTACGGCGAAGCGGCGGCGTGCCGAGCGGCCTTCGAGGAGGCCCGGGCGCTCTGCCGCCTCTACGAGCGCCTATTCAGCCGCACGCTTCCCCACTCCGACATCGCACGCATAAACAGCGCGCACGGCCAGCCCGTGGCCATCGACCCTTTGACCTACGACCTGCTCGAGAGGGCGCTTTCCTACTGCGCGGAAAGCGAGGGCGCCTTCGACATCACCGTAGGCCCGGCGGTGCGCCTGTGGAATTTTCACGAGGGCACGGTGCCCGATGACGGTGCACTCGCCGAGGCGGTGCGCCACGTCGACTGGCACGCGCTCAGATTGTGGAAGACGCCGGCAGCCACAGCGGCCGAGAGCGACGCCGATGCCGCAACCGAGGCGGTACCCGGGTTCGAGGCAGCGCCCGAACCCAAGGCCTGCTTCGCGCAGCTGGCCGACCCCGATGCCGCCGTGGACGCCGGCGGCATCGCCAAAGGATGGATCGCCGATGCACTCGTGGCGGCCATGGAGGCCCACGGGCTCTCGGGCACCATCGTGAACCTCGGCGGCAACGTGGCCGTGAGCGGCACCAAGCCCACAGGCGACCCTTGGCGCGTGGGCATCCGCGATCCGCGCGACCCCTCCCAGCTCATCGGCGCCGTGCCCCTGGTTGCGGGATCGGCCGTCACGAGTGGCGTCTACGAGCGCTGCTTCACCGCACCCGACGGCACCTTCTACCACCATATCCTCGATCCGCGCACGGGACGCCCCGTCGAAACCGACGTGGCCGGCGTCACCGTCATCTGCGAGAAATCCATCGACGCGGAGGGCTTCTCTACCACCCTGCTCGCCCTCGGCCTCGAACGCGGCCTCGCCCTCGCCCGTCGGCACCCCGAAATTCTGCAGGCCTTCTTCATCGCCCCCGACGGCACTATCACCCCAGCCCGCTGA
- a CDS encoding UTP--glucose-1-phosphate uridylyltransferase: MKALIPAAGLGTRFLPATKAQPKEMLLVVDRPAIQYVVEEGLASGADEVVIVNSREKKAIEDHFTPNPELVALLRERGKDAYADAVEYVGNLPVSYVYQEEALGLGHAVRCAAEKTGDEPFYVLLGDVLVPGNEMLPAMKAVSDAHGGASVIAVMPVPDDQVSRFGVIAGEAVAENVWKVDSLVEKPALEDAPSNLAVFGRYLLSPRVMELLADVEPGVGGEIQLTDALDAVLAEEEMYALVVDPADGFDTGTVESWLETNNVLFARRQG; this comes from the coding sequence ATGAAGGCACTCATTCCCGCGGCGGGGCTCGGTACCCGCTTTCTGCCGGCTACCAAGGCCCAGCCCAAAGAAATGCTGCTGGTAGTGGATCGCCCGGCCATCCAGTATGTGGTGGAAGAGGGTCTGGCTTCCGGCGCTGATGAGGTCGTGATCGTCAACAGCCGCGAGAAGAAGGCCATTGAGGACCACTTCACGCCGAACCCGGAGCTGGTGGCGCTTCTGCGCGAGCGCGGCAAGGACGCCTATGCCGATGCGGTGGAATATGTCGGCAACCTGCCGGTCAGCTACGTGTATCAGGAGGAGGCGCTGGGGCTGGGACATGCCGTGCGCTGCGCGGCAGAGAAGACGGGCGACGAGCCGTTCTACGTGCTGCTCGGCGATGTGCTCGTGCCGGGCAATGAGATGCTGCCGGCTATGAAGGCGGTCTCCGACGCCCATGGCGGGGCCAGCGTCATCGCGGTCATGCCCGTGCCCGACGACCAGGTGAGCCGCTTCGGCGTCATCGCCGGGGAGGCGGTGGCCGAGAATGTGTGGAAGGTGGACTCGCTGGTGGAAAAGCCGGCGCTAGAGGATGCGCCGTCGAACCTGGCGGTGTTCGGCCGCTACCTGCTCTCGCCCCGCGTGATGGAGCTGCTGGCCGATGTGGAGCCGGGGGTGGGCGGCGAGATTCAGCTCACCGACGCGCTGGACGCGGTGCTTGCCGAGGAGGAGATGTACGCGCTTGTGGTGGATCCGGCCGACGGCTTCGACACGGGCACCGTGGAGAGCTGGCTCGAGACGAACAACGTGCTGTTCGCGCGTCGTCAGGGATAG
- a CDS encoding replication-associated recombination protein A: MDTLFTAMENDRKRDVAPLAVRMRPRTLDEVVGQTEAVGEGSWLRAAIENDTLSSVILFGPAGTGKTSLAHVIAESTRATFVEVSAIGGTVSDLRREIDAAEKRLVMGGLRTILFVDEIHRFNRSQQDALLHAVEDRLVVLVGATTENPFFEVNSALISRSRIVELHSLSDDEIAELVGRAVEDARGLAGCYALEEAATAAIVTLAGGDGRGALTTLELAAGMVAPGTKEAPVSITEAMVRAATPHRALPYDKNKDMHYDIISAFIKSMRGSDPDAAVYWLARMIDGGEDPKFIARRMYIAASEDIGNADPQALLVAEAAFRAAEVIGYPECRINLAQAAIYLALAPKSNSAEAAIDAALREVRNGPVRKVPDYLRDRHRPGSENYGEYKYPHSYPAGWVDQRYLPEGLERGCFYQPGERGWEAYRTDAAARDRQGS, encoded by the coding sequence ATGGATACTTTGTTTACTGCTATGGAAAATGATCGGAAGCGGGACGTGGCGCCGCTCGCGGTGCGCATGCGGCCGCGCACGCTCGACGAGGTGGTCGGGCAGACGGAGGCCGTGGGCGAGGGCAGCTGGCTGCGCGCGGCCATCGAGAACGACACGTTAAGCTCCGTCATCCTCTTCGGGCCGGCGGGCACGGGCAAGACGTCGCTTGCCCACGTCATCGCTGAATCGACCCGCGCCACCTTCGTGGAGGTGTCGGCTATCGGGGGCACGGTGTCCGACTTGCGCCGGGAAATCGACGCGGCGGAGAAGCGTCTCGTCATGGGGGGCTTGCGTACCATCCTGTTCGTCGATGAGATCCACCGCTTCAACCGCAGCCAGCAGGACGCGTTGCTGCATGCGGTGGAAGACCGGCTCGTGGTGCTCGTGGGCGCCACCACGGAAAACCCTTTTTTCGAAGTGAACTCAGCCCTCATCTCCCGCTCGCGCATCGTGGAGCTGCATTCGCTGTCCGACGACGAGATCGCCGAGCTGGTGGGTCGCGCTGTGGAAGACGCGCGGGGGCTGGCCGGCTGCTATGCTCTGGAAGAGGCCGCCACCGCGGCCATCGTCACTCTGGCCGGCGGCGACGGCCGCGGGGCGCTTACAACGTTGGAGTTGGCCGCTGGTATGGTGGCGCCGGGCACGAAGGAGGCCCCCGTTTCCATCACCGAGGCCATGGTGCGGGCCGCCACGCCCCATCGCGCGCTGCCCTACGACAAGAACAAGGACATGCACTACGACATCATCTCCGCGTTCATCAAGAGCATGCGGGGCAGCGATCCGGATGCCGCCGTGTACTGGCTCGCCCGCATGATCGACGGGGGAGAGGACCCGAAGTTCATCGCCCGGCGCATGTACATCGCTGCCTCGGAGGATATCGGGAACGCCGACCCCCAGGCCCTGCTCGTGGCCGAGGCCGCCTTCCGGGCTGCCGAGGTCATCGGCTACCCGGAGTGCCGCATCAACTTGGCCCAGGCCGCCATTTACTTGGCGCTGGCGCCGAAGTCCAACAGCGCCGAGGCCGCGATCGATGCGGCGCTGCGCGAAGTGCGCAACGGCCCGGTCCGCAAGGTGCCCGACTACCTGCGCGATCGTCATCGCCCCGGCTCGGAAAACTACGGCGAGTACAAGTACCCCCACAGCTACCCGGCCGGCTGGGTGGATCAGCGCTACCTGCCCGAGGGCCTTGAGCGCGGCTGCTTCTACCAACCCGGCGAGCGCGGCTGGGAGGCTTACCGCACCGATGCCGCCGCTCGCGACCGCCAGGGGAGTTGA
- a CDS encoding AI-2E family transporter, giving the protein MSTDASQSQGGADAPASVNNPRSAAAAATAAANAISRTKQARARTRFFDLWAVVAAILLLAAIVYLLNILSVPVAILIWTVIIVFCLRGIVNGLEKHHVNRGLGTTIAYIIMALVLALIGFLLFSPMFGLNAQFNDLVSNLPHYVDAVIAWGNDLYARYAPMLEDETVKNVISEVQKSAASWASSIAQGSANGIVAFSTTLANGLMALGFALVIAFWILMELPAMGRETRRLIGPKHAEDAEFFHATFTRVMGGYIKGTLLQCAVIGVGCGILFQVVGVPNAAVLGLITGVMNIIPIIGPWLGGALAAIAAVFVSPLVALIALAGTVVIQQLVYTFVSPKIMANSVDIHPALTLIALMVGSALGGAMSGLMGSLVGMLASIPLVAVAKSVFVYYFEKKTGRHLVAEDGVFFKGVPSDNEEVNPLSDATSPGVTTGSMKPIKLDDATLFGRKLPKLRSQAHGKVTARHSHDDTSSSKK; this is encoded by the coding sequence ATGAGCACCGACGCGTCTCAATCGCAGGGAGGAGCCGACGCGCCCGCTTCCGTCAACAACCCGCGCAGCGCGGCCGCCGCGGCCACCGCTGCCGCCAACGCCATCTCGCGCACCAAGCAGGCCCGCGCCCGCACGCGCTTTTTCGACCTGTGGGCCGTGGTGGCGGCCATCCTGCTTCTGGCAGCGATCGTCTACCTGCTGAACATCCTGTCGGTGCCCGTGGCCATTCTCATCTGGACCGTCATCATCGTCTTCTGCCTGCGCGGCATTGTGAACGGGCTGGAGAAGCACCACGTCAACCGCGGTTTGGGTACCACGATCGCCTACATCATCATGGCGCTCGTGCTCGCCCTTATCGGCTTCCTTCTGTTCTCGCCAATGTTCGGCTTGAACGCTCAGTTCAACGACTTGGTCAGCAACCTGCCCCATTATGTTGATGCGGTCATCGCCTGGGGCAACGACCTGTACGCCCGCTATGCCCCGATGCTCGAGGACGAAACGGTGAAGAACGTCATCAGCGAGGTGCAGAAGTCGGCCGCATCCTGGGCCTCCTCCATCGCCCAGGGCAGCGCCAACGGCATCGTGGCCTTCTCCACGACGCTGGCCAACGGCCTTATGGCCTTAGGGTTTGCGCTCGTCATCGCCTTCTGGATCCTCATGGAGCTGCCGGCCATGGGCCGCGAGACGCGCCGGCTCATCGGCCCCAAGCACGCCGAGGACGCCGAGTTCTTCCACGCCACCTTCACCCGCGTCATGGGCGGCTACATCAAGGGAACGCTTCTACAGTGCGCCGTCATCGGCGTGGGCTGCGGCATTCTGTTCCAGGTCGTCGGCGTGCCCAACGCGGCCGTGCTCGGCCTCATCACCGGTGTGATGAACATCATCCCCATCATCGGCCCGTGGCTGGGAGGTGCGCTCGCGGCCATCGCGGCCGTCTTCGTGAGCCCGCTGGTGGCCCTTATCGCCCTGGCCGGGACCGTGGTCATCCAGCAGCTCGTCTACACCTTCGTCTCGCCGAAGATCATGGCGAACTCGGTGGACATCCACCCGGCCCTCACCCTTATCGCGTTGATGGTGGGCTCGGCCCTCGGCGGCGCCATGAGCGGTCTTATGGGGTCGCTCGTGGGCATGCTCGCCTCCATCCCGCTGGTGGCCGTGGCCAAGTCGGTGTTCGTCTACTACTTCGAGAAGAAGACCGGCCGGCACCTGGTGGCCGAGGACGGCGTGTTCTTCAAGGGCGTGCCGTCGGACAACGAGGAAGTGAACCCGCTGTCGGACGCCACGTCACCGGGCGTCACCACCGGCTCCATGAAGCCCATCAAGCTGGACGACGCGACGCTGTTCGGCCGCAAGTTGCCGAAGCTGCGCTCGCAGGCCCATGGGAAGGTGACGGCGCGCCATTCCCATGATGACACGTCGTCTTCCAAAAAGTAG